A single genomic interval of Bacillus sp. es.036 harbors:
- a CDS encoding DUF4349 domain-containing protein: MKKWLSLIFASIFILAGCNSNEGSNSTESSDRVTSIDQSTEQNKGSDVAKGNSSSAEATSELPELQQERKVIFNATLSLSVEDLTLAMNEIKESTKVFEGYVVEESTFSEDNAFIGSMTIRIPQSQFDAYLRKVETLAKGERQKSITSKDVTENYVDLSSRLKAKEAVQQRLESFLNEATKTDDLLAISNELSRVQEEVEQLKGQINYLDNQSDYSTVTISLEQKKQPVPSIGGRDFETISEAKHLFITTSNGLLAFFSKTIVLFIGLSPILLPLLIIGLFFLYRFRKKTSKKPAK; the protein is encoded by the coding sequence ATGAAAAAATGGCTTTCTCTGATCTTTGCTTCTATCTTTATACTAGCTGGATGCAATTCAAATGAAGGAAGCAACTCTACAGAAAGTAGTGATCGGGTTACTTCTATTGATCAATCCACTGAACAGAATAAAGGGAGTGATGTAGCAAAAGGAAACAGTTCATCCGCTGAAGCGACATCGGAATTGCCTGAATTGCAACAGGAACGCAAAGTTATTTTTAATGCTACCCTTTCCTTAAGCGTGGAAGATTTAACACTAGCGATGAATGAAATTAAGGAATCGACTAAAGTATTTGAAGGTTATGTTGTGGAAGAAAGCACTTTTTCAGAGGACAACGCCTTTATTGGCTCAATGACCATTCGTATTCCTCAATCTCAATTTGACGCTTATCTACGCAAGGTAGAAACTCTCGCAAAAGGAGAACGGCAAAAGTCCATTACTAGTAAGGATGTAACAGAAAATTACGTCGATCTTTCTTCACGATTAAAAGCAAAGGAAGCTGTGCAACAGAGACTTGAATCATTTCTAAACGAAGCAACGAAAACAGACGACCTGTTAGCCATATCAAATGAACTTTCTCGTGTACAGGAAGAGGTCGAACAGCTGAAAGGGCAAATCAATTATCTCGATAATCAAAGCGACTATTCTACTGTAACAATCTCGCTTGAACAAAAGAAACAACCAGTTCCATCAATTGGGGGAAGAGATTTCGAAACAATTTCTGAAGCCAAACATCTCTTTATAACCACATCAAACGGACTGCTTGCTTTTTTCTCCAAAACAATCGTTCTATTCATTGGTCTTTCTCCAATTCTTTTACCACTTCTGATCATCGGTTTATTTTTCTTATACCGCTTTCGAAAAAAGACATCGAAAAAGCCGGCCAAATGA
- a CDS encoding response regulator transcription factor — translation MPHVFVIDDEQNIRDILEKYLKKEGFTVSTFQDGAEVLSALKTSEPDLFVLDIMMPNVDGLELLRRLRKQSFTPVIVVSARDEELDRILGLELGADDYLTKPFSPRELVVRIKNIFKRIDRVEQGQSSIQIHLKNVHLNKKKRQVKIDDQELALTPKEYDVLAFLIQNHGQPFTREKLIETIWGYHYAGDGRLIDDLVKRLRKKMEDADYQIVTVWGYGYKIDEEA, via the coding sequence ATGCCACACGTTTTTGTGATCGATGATGAACAAAACATACGTGATATTTTAGAAAAGTATTTAAAGAAAGAAGGGTTTACGGTGTCAACCTTTCAGGATGGAGCTGAAGTGTTAAGTGCTCTTAAAACGAGTGAACCCGATTTATTCGTATTGGATATTATGATGCCTAATGTCGATGGACTTGAACTGCTTCGACGGTTAAGGAAGCAGTCTTTTACACCAGTTATCGTCGTTTCTGCAAGGGATGAAGAACTAGATCGGATCCTGGGGCTCGAACTGGGGGCGGATGATTATTTAACAAAACCGTTTAGTCCGCGTGAACTGGTTGTACGGATTAAAAATATATTTAAACGGATCGATCGAGTAGAACAGGGGCAATCTTCCATACAAATTCATTTGAAAAATGTCCATTTGAATAAGAAAAAACGACAAGTAAAAATAGATGATCAGGAATTAGCATTAACACCAAAAGAATATGATGTACTTGCTTTTCTTATTCAGAACCACGGGCAACCATTCACAAGAGAAAAACTAATTGAAACCATTTGGGGATATCACTATGCAGGTGATGGAAGGTTGATTGATGATCTAGTGAAGCGGCTACGTAAAAAAATGGAAGATGCGGATTATCAAATCGTGACGGTCTGGGGGTATGGTTATAAAATCGATGAAGAAGCTTAA
- a CDS encoding ABC transporter permease, which translates to MLHLIQNENMKIYRRVGTWVMIGLVVAAVLVAAIFTNMNASDETGNWRANSENAIQQAEETLNNSEGMPKAFKDSQERSIAINEYRLENDIPPLESDSIWSFMDSSTGVVSLISIFTIIIGAGVIASEYSWGTIKLLLIRPASRTKILASKFIATLLFALFSLVILYISSFIIGGLFLGFNAVDQPYLTYSGGNVAETSMAIHYIVEYALASVNLLMMVTFAFMLSSVFRSSSLAIGLAIFLMFTGSQLTYILSQYDWVKYILFANTDLSVYFDGSPIIESMTLGFSLMTLLVYFIVFLLLSWLLFTKRDVAA; encoded by the coding sequence ATGCTACATTTAATTCAAAATGAAAACATGAAGATTTATAGAAGAGTTGGAACGTGGGTGATGATCGGACTTGTGGTGGCGGCCGTTCTTGTAGCAGCTATTTTCACCAATATGAATGCAAGTGATGAGACAGGAAACTGGCGTGCGAATTCTGAAAATGCGATCCAACAAGCGGAAGAAACGTTAAATAATTCAGAAGGAATGCCAAAAGCCTTTAAAGACAGTCAGGAACGTTCGATTGCGATTAATGAATACCGATTGGAGAATGATATTCCCCCTTTAGAAAGTGATTCCATTTGGAGTTTTATGGATAGCTCGACTGGCGTGGTGAGTTTAATCTCCATATTCACAATCATTATCGGGGCGGGCGTGATTGCGAGTGAATATTCGTGGGGAACGATTAAGCTCTTGTTAATTCGTCCAGCATCACGGACGAAAATTCTAGCTTCTAAATTCATAGCAACGCTATTATTTGCCCTTTTTTCTCTCGTCATTTTATACATTTCTTCTTTTATAATAGGTGGGTTATTCCTTGGTTTTAATGCCGTCGATCAACCATACCTGACTTATTCAGGTGGTAATGTGGCAGAAACGAGTATGGCGATTCATTATATCGTTGAATACGCGCTTGCAAGTGTGAACTTGCTTATGATGGTGACGTTTGCTTTCATGCTATCAAGTGTTTTCAGAAGTTCATCCCTTGCGATAGGGCTAGCGATTTTCTTAATGTTTACAGGAAGTCAGCTTACGTATATTTTAAGTCAGTACGATTGGGTGAAATATATCTTATTTGCCAATACGGATTTAAGTGTTTATTTCGATGGATCTCCCATTATCGAAAGCATGACGCTTGGCTTTTCCTTAATGACCTTACTTGTCTATTTTATTGTTTTCTTATTATTATCATGGCTACTGTTCACAAAACGAGATGTAGCTGCATAG
- a CDS encoding sensor histidine kinase, whose product MKKLKIGTKLFLSYVILIVVILVITTVSFRYLFQEYLVREARDQLQKEGLQISHMLEDRNWKGNQPPNSLLDRRRIEMAGNLISSQFIIYNQNDRTIYSNVDEDVQMEYEENKGKLFVTEEVPINASREQIGRLVLFTKVESLEGFNRIIEQAQAVSLFVSAAVAVLLAAWMQRGITGPIRLLADHMRRFSMRKPQLPLKLKSKDEINELAETFEELTDQLRKNDFDQKEFLQNASHELKTPLMAIQGNAEGILDDVIVGEEVGDSLEVIVNETQRLKKIVQDISYLTRLETVEEAFTYEVVDMQLIMKEAVTAVKPLAYQNGLKLKYDGDFAVHVEVDADKMKQAFLNIIGNTLRFASSLIEIRMRKEENQVAIEIQDDGTGFGENPDRVFERFYTGDQSGSGIGLAITKTIVEKHHGEIYAENLKKGGRVIITLPLPPG is encoded by the coding sequence ATGAAGAAGCTTAAGATCGGCACGAAATTATTTCTAAGCTACGTGATTTTAATCGTGGTTATTCTTGTTATTACGACGGTCTCATTTCGCTACCTTTTTCAAGAATACCTTGTTCGTGAAGCGAGGGATCAGCTTCAAAAAGAAGGCCTTCAAATTAGTCATATGCTTGAAGATCGAAATTGGAAAGGCAATCAGCCGCCGAATAGTTTATTGGATCGTAGAAGGATTGAAATGGCGGGGAATTTAATTTCTTCTCAATTCATTATTTATAACCAGAATGACAGGACGATTTATTCAAATGTCGATGAAGACGTTCAAATGGAGTATGAAGAAAATAAGGGGAAGCTATTTGTTACAGAGGAAGTGCCAATCAATGCCTCTCGTGAGCAAATTGGCCGTCTTGTCCTTTTTACAAAGGTAGAGAGTTTGGAAGGCTTTAATCGAATCATCGAACAGGCCCAGGCGGTCAGCCTCTTCGTTTCTGCGGCGGTTGCGGTACTCCTAGCTGCCTGGATGCAAAGAGGCATAACAGGACCGATTCGTCTCCTGGCAGATCACATGAGACGATTTAGTATGCGAAAGCCACAGCTTCCACTAAAACTTAAGTCAAAAGATGAAATTAATGAACTAGCGGAAACCTTCGAAGAACTAACGGATCAGCTACGAAAGAATGATTTCGACCAAAAAGAATTTCTTCAAAATGCCTCTCATGAACTCAAAACCCCGTTAATGGCAATCCAAGGGAATGCGGAAGGGATTCTAGACGACGTGATTGTCGGAGAAGAAGTGGGGGATAGTCTTGAAGTAATCGTAAATGAAACGCAGCGACTCAAGAAAATCGTGCAAGATATTTCTTATTTAACAAGACTGGAAACAGTAGAAGAGGCTTTCACCTACGAAGTAGTTGACATGCAACTTATTATGAAAGAAGCGGTGACGGCAGTAAAACCATTAGCTTACCAGAACGGGTTAAAGCTAAAATATGATGGTGATTTTGCGGTTCATGTAGAGGTAGACGCAGATAAAATGAAGCAAGCTTTCTTGAATATAATTGGGAATACCCTACGATTCGCCTCATCTCTCATCGAAATTCGTATGCGGAAAGAGGAAAATCAGGTTGCGATCGAAATTCAAGATGATGGTACTGGATTTGGAGAAAATCCCGATCGTGTTTTTGAACGGTTTTATACAGGAGATCAGTCAGGCTCTGGAATCGGATTGGCAATTACGAAAACAATTGTAGAAAAGCATCATGGTGAAATTTACGCAGAAAATCTTAAAAAGGGAGGAAGGGTTATCATCACGCTTCCTTTACCACCAGGATGA
- a CDS encoding mechanosensitive ion channel family protein, which produces MLSIFENANVVDLMITVSVILGLFLIRFLIKLWLTKRETEEEYPNGIRPAFLSFINWTTGYAILLFVLLYYSNNSWMFSPLFAIGKVEISLFLILIALFIITLANRISKIATSFLMPPVYDRYSLDTGLQFTFNRIFHYTLMVVAVVISLTTVGIDLSALTVFAGVLGVGIGFGMQNIANNFISGLIILFERPIKVGDRVIINDIIGDIEKINMRATIIRTLDNERIIMPNSYFIEEQVVNHSYGDSRLRLVLPIGVAYGSDVELVRSLLLQVAEEEKEHSMYVLETPPPFVNFLGFGDSSLDFQLFIWISSPKAAVETKSSLNFRINRILAENNVEIPFPQRDLHVRSLDEKVIQQLTKR; this is translated from the coding sequence GTGCTTTCAATCTTTGAAAATGCGAATGTTGTTGATTTAATGATAACCGTTTCTGTCATACTAGGTCTTTTTCTTATTCGATTTTTAATCAAATTATGGCTTACAAAAAGAGAAACAGAAGAGGAGTATCCAAATGGGATTCGTCCAGCCTTCTTGTCTTTTATCAATTGGACTACAGGTTACGCAATTCTACTATTTGTATTACTTTATTATTCCAATAACAGTTGGATGTTTAGCCCTTTGTTTGCCATTGGAAAGGTAGAAATTTCTCTCTTTCTTATTTTAATTGCTTTATTCATTATTACGCTTGCGAATCGAATTTCAAAAATCGCTACTTCTTTTCTGATGCCCCCTGTTTATGATCGGTATAGCTTAGATACAGGATTGCAATTTACGTTTAATCGGATTTTTCACTATACGTTAATGGTCGTAGCAGTCGTTATTAGTTTAACGACAGTAGGGATTGATCTTAGTGCATTAACCGTATTTGCAGGTGTTCTAGGTGTAGGAATTGGTTTTGGCATGCAAAATATCGCAAATAACTTTATTTCTGGTTTAATCATTTTATTTGAACGGCCAATTAAAGTAGGCGATCGTGTCATTATTAACGACATTATTGGTGACATTGAGAAAATCAATATGCGTGCAACCATTATTCGCACGTTAGATAATGAACGAATTATAATGCCAAATTCCTACTTCATCGAAGAACAGGTTGTCAATCATTCCTATGGCGATTCTCGATTGCGACTTGTCTTACCAATTGGTGTCGCATACGGATCGGATGTCGAGCTTGTTCGATCACTTCTTTTACAAGTAGCTGAAGAAGAAAAGGAACACTCGATGTATGTTCTTGAAACACCGCCGCCTTTTGTGAATTTTCTTGGGTTTGGTGATTCATCGCTAGATTTTCAATTGTTTATTTGGATCTCGTCCCCCAAAGCAGCAGTAGAAACAAAAAGCAGTTTGAATTTCCGCATCAATCGGATTCTCGCAGAAAACAATGTTGAAATTCCATTTCCACAGCGAGATTTACATGTACGTAGCTTAGATGAAAAAGTGATCCAGCAATTAACAAAGCGATAG
- a CDS encoding ABC transporter ATP-binding protein has protein sequence MAVKPVVQIRDLTKVIGKKTIIDQLSFDVYPGEVFGFLGPNGAGKTTTIRMMVGLMRMTEGEVLIDGSSIKTDYENAIVKVGAIVENPEMYKFLTGYQNLVHYARMVKGVSKERIKEVIQLVGLQGRIHEKVKGYSLGMRQRLGLAQALLHRPKLLILDEPTNGLDPAGIREIRQYLRTLAREENVAVVVSSHLLSEIELMCDRIGIIQAGKMIDVQRVNDFVQNDQAVMVSFEVDPVEHAVHAVKANFPDCEIEQADRKLTIKIEHELIPEVTAVLVEKGVRVYGIQSSVKTLEDVFLEVTGGEQVV, from the coding sequence TAATTGGAAAGAAAACAATCATTGATCAGCTTTCATTTGATGTCTATCCAGGGGAAGTGTTTGGTTTTCTGGGACCGAATGGAGCAGGAAAAACAACAACGATTCGGATGATGGTTGGGCTAATGAGAATGACAGAAGGCGAAGTTCTCATTGATGGAAGCAGTATTAAAACAGATTACGAGAATGCGATAGTTAAAGTAGGGGCGATTGTTGAAAACCCTGAAATGTACAAATTTCTAACGGGTTATCAAAATCTCGTGCATTATGCTCGTATGGTGAAGGGGGTTTCTAAAGAACGGATTAAAGAAGTGATTCAGCTCGTCGGACTACAAGGACGTATTCACGAAAAAGTGAAGGGATATTCTCTCGGAATGAGGCAGCGTCTTGGACTTGCGCAGGCACTTCTACATCGACCTAAGCTACTCATTCTAGACGAGCCAACAAACGGTCTTGATCCCGCTGGCATTCGAGAAATCAGACAATACTTACGAACGCTTGCCAGAGAAGAAAACGTCGCCGTAGTTGTTTCAAGTCATTTGTTATCCGAAATCGAGCTCATGTGTGATCGAATTGGCATTATTCAGGCTGGTAAAATGATCGATGTGCAGCGGGTAAACGACTTTGTTCAAAATGATCAAGCAGTAATGGTTTCATTTGAAGTTGATCCAGTGGAACACGCGGTTCATGCTGTTAAAGCGAATTTCCCTGATTGTGAGATTGAACAGGCGGATCGTAAGTTGACGATTAAAATCGAGCATGAGCTTATTCCAGAGGTAACAGCCGTTCTGGTGGAAAAGGGCGTCCGCGTTTATGGTATTCAATCCTCTGTGAAAACGTTAGAAGATGTGTTCCTTGAAGTAACTGGAGGTGAGCAGGTTGTCTAG